The proteins below are encoded in one region of Paeniglutamicibacter cryotolerans:
- a CDS encoding metallophosphoesterase, producing the protein MGAGSALLHGLGRTARAALLTAAAGTAGAAAVVGYGLAERNKFELRTETLALLPPGSPDLRILHLSDIHMLPQQELKRRWLHSLAELEPDLVINTGDNLSHASGLAPLLDALGPLMAFPGAFVPGSNCYFAARPKNPFSYLRKRRHPSRHSPADALPWPQMHEAFGAAGWINLTNRSQSLPVKGIRLDFSGVDDPHLNLDRFSGWPGGSASSANAPHLRIALAHAPYQRTLDYFAGNGAQVIFAGHTHGGQVCIPGYGALVTNCDLPTWRARGLSWWEYRGISVPLNVSAGIGTSRFAPIRIACKPEAILVTLTAGD; encoded by the coding sequence ATGGGCGCCGGTTCGGCGTTATTGCATGGCCTGGGTCGCACGGCCCGCGCCGCTCTCCTGACCGCCGCTGCCGGCACCGCCGGTGCCGCGGCGGTGGTCGGTTACGGACTGGCCGAACGCAACAAGTTCGAGCTTCGCACCGAAACCCTGGCACTGCTGCCGCCGGGCTCCCCCGACCTGCGGATCCTGCACCTCTCGGACATCCATATGCTGCCCCAACAGGAGCTCAAGCGCCGCTGGCTGCATTCGCTGGCCGAGCTCGAACCGGACCTGGTCATCAACACCGGGGACAACCTCAGCCATGCCAGCGGGCTCGCCCCGCTGCTCGACGCTCTGGGTCCGCTGATGGCTTTCCCGGGCGCCTTCGTGCCGGGCTCCAACTGCTATTTCGCAGCCCGTCCGAAGAACCCGTTCAGCTACCTGAGAAAACGCCGCCATCCGTCGCGGCATTCGCCCGCCGATGCTCTGCCCTGGCCCCAGATGCACGAGGCCTTCGGCGCGGCCGGGTGGATCAACCTCACCAACCGCAGCCAGTCGCTTCCGGTCAAAGGAATCCGCCTTGACTTCAGCGGCGTGGACGACCCGCACCTGAACCTCGACCGCTTTTCCGGCTGGCCCGGCGGTTCCGCTTCCTCGGCCAATGCACCGCACCTGCGCATCGCTCTCGCCCATGCCCCCTATCAGCGGACCCTGGACTACTTCGCCGGCAACGGGGCGCAGGTCATCTTTGCCGGGCACACCCACGGCGGCCAGGTCTGCATCCCGGGATACGGTGCGCTGGTCACGAACTGCGACCTGCCGACCTGGCGGGCCCGCGGGCTGAGCTGGTGGGAGTACCGCGGCATCTCCGTGCCGCTGAACGTCTCCGCCGGCATCGGCACCTCCCGCTTCGCCCCGATCCGCATCGCCTGCAAACCCGAGGCCATTCTGGTCACACTCACGGCAGGCGATTGA
- a CDS encoding ABC transporter ATP-binding protein: MKQYQAGTRDTGRSSTSSWRRLGGFVKPILPRLLMGFICAMGAGVVALAIPQVLSSLVNTVLYPGGDAAALRSTVLLITLLGIAEALLVFMRRVFVITPAARLETQLRVGFFRHLQQLPVSFHDKWGSGQLLSRSMSDLSLLRRWLAFGAVMLVVATVTVVLGLALMFSSNWVLGAIYLAGAVPITVRAYRFRNVFRTASRLSQDQAGDLATAVEESVHGIRVIKAFGRSRHMLDGFARQAHELRSTEIGKARSLSNFLAFVVSVPQITLALGLLAGIWLTVQGQLTVGGLVAYFATAAVLAGPVEGIGMLLGMTLTTKTALDRHFEVLDAPNTIASPAAPMAPVRQLGALEFHDVTYSYPEAPAGGIPVLRGLNLRLEPGETMALVGATGSGKSTLLQLVPRLYEATSGAVRIDGVDVRDYDLRVLRSVVSVAFEDTTLFSASIRENVMLGAQPEPGRDPEQVLAEALETAQGGFVHSLPEGLDTVIGEEGLSLSGGQRQRLALARAIAARPRILVLDDPLSALDVNTEELVTAALRRVLAGTTTLIVAHRPSTVALADRVALLRDGGIEDVGTHAELLHRSEHYRHIISSPAPSPSLEDLLEETDSKA; this comes from the coding sequence ATGAAGCAGTACCAGGCCGGGACGCGAGACACCGGACGCTCGAGCACCTCCAGCTGGCGCCGGCTGGGAGGGTTCGTCAAGCCCATCCTGCCCCGCCTCCTCATGGGCTTCATCTGCGCCATGGGCGCCGGCGTGGTGGCCCTGGCCATCCCACAGGTGCTCAGCTCCCTGGTCAATACCGTGCTCTATCCCGGCGGCGACGCAGCGGCACTGCGCAGCACCGTCCTGCTCATCACCCTGCTCGGCATCGCCGAGGCGCTGCTGGTCTTCATGCGCCGGGTCTTCGTGATCACCCCCGCCGCCCGGTTGGAAACGCAGCTGCGGGTCGGCTTCTTCAGGCACCTGCAACAGCTCCCCGTCTCCTTCCACGACAAGTGGGGCTCCGGACAACTGCTTTCGCGCTCGATGTCAGACCTCAGCCTGCTGCGGCGCTGGCTGGCCTTCGGCGCCGTCATGCTCGTGGTCGCCACGGTGACGGTGGTACTCGGCCTGGCCCTGATGTTCTCCAGCAACTGGGTCCTGGGCGCCATCTACCTGGCCGGGGCGGTGCCGATCACCGTGCGCGCCTATCGTTTCCGCAATGTCTTCCGCACAGCCAGCCGGCTCTCGCAGGACCAGGCCGGCGACCTCGCCACCGCGGTGGAGGAATCGGTCCACGGCATCCGCGTCATCAAGGCCTTCGGCCGCTCCCGGCATATGCTCGACGGATTTGCGCGCCAGGCCCACGAGCTGCGCAGCACCGAGATCGGCAAGGCCCGCTCGCTCTCGAACTTCCTGGCCTTCGTGGTGTCGGTTCCCCAGATCACCCTCGCGCTGGGCCTGCTGGCTGGCATCTGGCTCACCGTCCAGGGCCAGCTGACCGTCGGCGGCCTGGTTGCCTACTTCGCCACGGCAGCCGTCCTTGCGGGACCGGTGGAAGGCATCGGCATGTTGCTGGGCATGACGCTGACCACCAAGACCGCCCTAGACCGGCACTTCGAGGTACTCGACGCCCCCAACACCATTGCCTCCCCCGCCGCCCCGATGGCCCCGGTGCGCCAGCTCGGGGCCCTGGAGTTCCACGACGTCACCTACTCCTACCCCGAGGCTCCGGCTGGCGGCATCCCGGTACTGCGCGGGCTGAATCTGCGGCTTGAGCCCGGCGAGACCATGGCGCTGGTCGGCGCCACCGGCTCGGGCAAGTCGACGCTGCTGCAGCTGGTGCCCCGGCTCTACGAGGCAACCTCGGGCGCCGTGCGTATCGACGGGGTCGACGTGCGCGACTACGATCTCCGCGTGCTGCGCTCCGTCGTGTCCGTCGCCTTCGAGGACACCACGCTGTTCTCCGCCTCGATCAGGGAGAACGTGATGCTCGGAGCCCAGCCCGAACCCGGCCGCGACCCCGAGCAGGTGCTCGCCGAGGCCCTCGAAACGGCGCAGGGCGGCTTTGTCCATTCCCTGCCCGAAGGCCTGGACACGGTCATCGGCGAGGAGGGCCTCTCGCTCTCCGGCGGCCAGCGTCAGCGCCTGGCACTGGCCCGGGCCATCGCCGCGCGGCCGCGGATACTGGTGCTCGACGACCCGCTCTCTGCGCTCGATGTGAACACCGAGGAACTGGTCACTGCCGCGCTGCGCAGGGTGCTGGCCGGAACCACCACGCTGATCGTTGCCCACCGCCCCTCCACCGTCGCGCTGGCCGACCGCGTGGCCCTGCTGCGCGACGGGGGCATCGAAGACGTGGGAACCCACGCCGAACTGCTCCACCGCAGCGAGCACTACCGACACATCATTTCCAGCCCGGCACCCTCGCCCTCCCTCGAGGACCTGCTCGAAGAAACGGATTCGAAGGCATGA
- a CDS encoding Crp/Fnr family transcriptional regulator yields the protein MDIEVLRRAPLFASLGDEVFAALTEELTEVDLSRGASVFREGDQGDQLYFIVSGKIKLGRTSADGRENLIAVLGPGELFGEMALFDPSPRNATATAVSETRLAGLRHENLRKVIMTSPEVSVQLLQALASRLRRTNESLADLVFSDVPGRVAKALLDLADRFGRPATDGILVAHELTQEELAQLVGASRETVNKALAEFVQRGWLRLEARAVVILDIQRLRQRSR from the coding sequence ATGGACATCGAGGTATTGCGTCGAGCACCCCTCTTCGCATCACTGGGCGACGAGGTATTCGCCGCACTCACCGAGGAACTCACCGAGGTCGACCTCTCCCGCGGTGCTTCGGTCTTCCGCGAAGGCGATCAGGGCGACCAGCTCTACTTCATCGTTTCCGGCAAGATCAAGCTCGGCCGCACCTCGGCCGACGGCCGTGAAAACCTGATCGCAGTGCTGGGCCCGGGCGAACTGTTCGGCGAGATGGCCCTGTTCGACCCGAGCCCGCGCAACGCGACGGCAACAGCCGTTTCGGAAACGCGTCTGGCTGGCCTGCGCCACGAAAACCTCCGCAAGGTCATCATGACCAGCCCCGAGGTTTCCGTGCAGCTGCTCCAGGCTCTGGCCTCCCGCCTGCGTAGGACCAACGAGTCGCTGGCCGACCTGGTGTTCTCCGATGTACCGGGCCGTGTTGCCAAGGCCCTGCTGGACCTGGCAGACCGCTTCGGTCGGCCGGCGACCGACGGCATCCTGGTAGCCCACGAGCTGACCCAGGAAGAGCTGGCCCAACTGGTCGGCGCTTCCCGCGAGACCGTGAACAAGGCCCTGGCCGAGTTCGTGCAGCGCGGCTGGTTGCGTCTCGAGGCCCGTGCCGTGGTCATTCTGGACATCCAGCGCTTGCGCCAGCGCTCGCGCTAG
- a CDS encoding MarP family serine protease produces MLFGFTWLDLLLLISLAGFLVSGLRKGFFVTLGAIAGFVAGGTAAFFAIPLVSTWVASPGWRLFWVIASAIVLILIGQGIGAAIGRRIRLWLNLPALRTFDRILGGVANTVVASLVISAIAYSVSTMGMPFISQQIASSQVLGTIKKLTPEPVESFIAQARSIVMGDTIPELFEPFAPTSNAPAPGEVLLGGAIERAAASVVKITGTALACGVNQSGSGFVAANDRVLTNAHVVSGIDDPVVNTQDGRALPATVVYFDEVADTAVLTVPGLSLAPLDLGRDLAPGDDATFMGFPAGGPFKAQGAVVESLRSVMVQDIHGQHPSLLKIYQLAAAVHQGNSGGPLLDAQGKVVGMVFAKAKGEAKVGYALSLQEIAPVVVQAGSRVSGVDTGACSAH; encoded by the coding sequence GTGCTCTTTGGATTCACCTGGTTGGACCTGTTGCTGCTGATCTCGCTGGCGGGGTTCCTGGTTTCCGGCCTGCGCAAGGGTTTTTTCGTGACGCTGGGGGCCATCGCCGGCTTCGTTGCCGGCGGCACCGCCGCCTTCTTCGCCATCCCGCTGGTGTCCACCTGGGTCGCTTCGCCCGGGTGGCGGCTGTTCTGGGTCATTGCCTCCGCCATCGTGCTGATCCTCATCGGACAGGGCATCGGGGCCGCCATCGGACGGCGCATCCGCCTGTGGCTTAATCTTCCGGCGCTGCGCACCTTCGATCGGATTCTAGGTGGCGTGGCGAATACCGTGGTGGCATCGCTGGTCATCTCGGCTATCGCCTACTCCGTCTCGACCATGGGAATGCCCTTCATCTCCCAACAGATTGCCTCCTCCCAGGTCCTGGGGACAATCAAGAAACTCACTCCCGAACCCGTCGAATCCTTCATCGCCCAGGCCCGCTCCATCGTCATGGGCGACACCATCCCCGAGCTTTTTGAACCCTTCGCGCCCACGTCTAACGCGCCGGCGCCCGGCGAGGTCCTCCTCGGAGGCGCGATTGAACGGGCCGCGGCCTCGGTCGTGAAAATCACCGGCACCGCGTTAGCCTGTGGCGTGAATCAGTCCGGATCAGGTTTCGTGGCGGCCAATGACCGGGTATTGACCAACGCGCACGTGGTCTCCGGGATCGACGACCCGGTGGTCAACACCCAGGACGGGAGGGCGCTTCCCGCCACCGTGGTGTATTTCGACGAAGTGGCCGACACCGCGGTCCTGACCGTTCCCGGGCTATCGCTGGCGCCGCTGGACCTGGGCAGGGATCTGGCCCCGGGCGACGACGCAACCTTCATGGGATTCCCCGCGGGCGGTCCGTTCAAGGCGCAGGGAGCGGTGGTGGAGTCGCTGCGCAGCGTCATGGTGCAGGACATCCACGGGCAACACCCCTCGCTGTTGAAGATCTACCAGTTGGCTGCCGCAGTCCACCAGGGCAACTCCGGGGGGCCCCTGCTGGATGCTCAAGGCAAGGTGGTCGGCATGGTTTTCGCCAAGGCCAAGGGCGAGGCCAAGGTCGGCTATGCGCTGTCGCTGCAGGAGATCGCACCGGTCGTGGTTCAGGCGGGCAGCCGGGTCAGCGGAGTGGACACCGGCGCATGTTCCGCGCACTGA
- a CDS encoding NUDIX hydrolase — protein MLRRLFPLPPTQYDAAESWVAFGARTPRAARRASSVVLIRDSAAGVETYLGYRPGGSPLGSIAFPGGSIEATDEDEVPWFGPSLSEWAARLGILDHRLVRAHIVCAIRELFEETGVLLAGHDVLSVVENCSSEDWMAAREAVAGQDKAFESVLSKRGLGLRTDLLRPLSHWVSPGFAHRRFDTWYFAAAMPLRQTPSLLRGKGIWAGWMPAAQVIAERGATALGDEAGAQDTIGLPLSLVTTPAVEVILEKIASTRGTVAYLSVKRELKSYHPELVAQGGHYFLDITTSTATEGGGRARGR, from the coding sequence CTGCTACGCCGGCTTTTCCCGCTTCCGCCGACCCAATACGATGCGGCGGAATCATGGGTTGCCTTCGGGGCACGCACGCCACGGGCCGCGCGCCGTGCCTCCTCGGTGGTGCTGATCCGCGACAGCGCCGCGGGCGTGGAAACCTATCTCGGCTATCGGCCCGGAGGTTCCCCGCTGGGCAGCATCGCCTTCCCCGGCGGAAGCATCGAGGCGACGGACGAGGACGAGGTCCCCTGGTTCGGTCCCAGCCTTTCGGAATGGGCTGCACGGCTCGGAATCCTCGACCACCGGCTGGTGCGGGCGCACATCGTTTGCGCCATCCGCGAACTTTTCGAAGAGACCGGCGTGTTGCTCGCCGGACACGATGTGCTCTCCGTCGTGGAGAACTGTTCGTCCGAGGATTGGATGGCAGCCCGCGAGGCCGTCGCCGGCCAGGACAAGGCCTTCGAATCGGTGCTCTCCAAGCGCGGGCTCGGGCTGCGCACCGACCTGCTGCGCCCGCTCTCGCACTGGGTCTCGCCGGGCTTTGCCCATCGGCGTTTCGATACCTGGTATTTCGCAGCGGCGATGCCGCTGCGCCAGACGCCCAGCCTGCTGCGCGGCAAGGGAATCTGGGCAGGCTGGATGCCGGCTGCGCAGGTCATTGCCGAACGTGGCGCCACCGCGCTGGGCGACGAGGCGGGTGCACAAGACACCATCGGACTTCCTTTGAGCCTGGTGACCACCCCGGCAGTGGAGGTCATCCTGGAGAAGATCGCCTCCACGCGCGGCACGGTGGCCTACCTGTCGGTCAAGCGCGAGCTCAAGAGCTACCACCCGGAACTGGTGGCCCAAGGTGGGCACTACTTCCTGGACATCACCACCAGCACGGCCACCGAAGGTGGCGGCAGGGCCCGCGGGCGCTAG
- a CDS encoding ABC transporter ATP-binding protein: MSTGYGVSNEDDIDLGKTERLRVRRRSMALLASLASPLHRMLWLTVVLVVISNAAQAAFPLVIAWAIDWALPALISNNPVPLGIASGAYLVSAVIAGVLLGWYNLCTAKVSQAMLLDLRLRVFRHTQRLSLEFHEKYTSGRIISRQTSDLETLRELLDQGVSQLVSGIFFILFTLISIFVLDWRSGLIATAAGIPITVLFIWYQKRSELVYRESRVVSARLIGSFVETMTGIRAVKAFRRESANDESYARLAGEYRENSIRSINLFGVLQPGLVLIGNLTVAAVLLTGGFRVLDGSLAVGTLVALLLASKRVFQPVENIAMFYSSLQAATAALEKVSGLLEEDPGVVEPEHPGRLEVAHGAIDFTGAVFGYGDGPVVMERFDLSIPAGQTVAVVGPTGAGKSTLAKLIARFYDLRSGSLTLDSVPISQLANADLRRHVVMVTQEAFLFSGSVGENIALGRPGASDEEIVLAARAVGAHEFISSLPEGYDTDVNKRGGRVSAGQRQLISFARAFLADPAVLILDEATSSLDLPSERAVQRGLETLLGNRTALIIAHRLSTVETADRVLVVDGGRIVEDGSPAELVAAGGRFARLHGAWKDSLS; encoded by the coding sequence ATGAGCACGGGATACGGCGTTTCCAACGAAGACGACATCGACTTGGGCAAGACCGAGCGCCTGCGCGTGCGCCGACGCTCCATGGCCCTGCTGGCCTCGCTGGCCTCCCCGCTGCATCGGATGCTCTGGCTGACGGTGGTGCTCGTGGTCATCTCCAACGCAGCCCAAGCCGCCTTCCCGCTGGTCATCGCGTGGGCCATCGACTGGGCGCTGCCCGCCCTGATCTCCAACAACCCGGTCCCGCTGGGCATCGCCTCCGGCGCGTACCTGGTCTCTGCCGTCATCGCCGGGGTGCTGCTGGGCTGGTACAACCTCTGCACCGCCAAGGTCAGCCAGGCCATGCTGCTTGACCTGCGCCTGCGCGTGTTCCGGCACACGCAGCGGCTCAGCCTGGAGTTCCACGAGAAATACACCTCAGGACGGATCATCTCCCGGCAGACCTCGGACCTCGAGACGCTGCGCGAGCTGTTGGACCAAGGAGTCTCCCAGCTGGTCTCGGGCATCTTCTTCATCCTTTTCACACTGATCAGCATCTTCGTGCTCGACTGGCGCAGCGGGCTGATAGCTACGGCTGCGGGCATCCCGATCACCGTGCTGTTCATCTGGTACCAGAAGCGTTCCGAACTGGTCTACCGCGAGTCCCGGGTCGTTTCTGCCCGGCTGATCGGCTCGTTCGTGGAGACCATGACCGGGATCCGGGCCGTCAAGGCCTTCCGCCGCGAGAGCGCGAACGACGAGTCCTACGCCCGGCTGGCCGGCGAGTACCGGGAGAACTCGATCCGCTCGATCAACCTGTTCGGCGTGCTGCAGCCGGGCTTGGTACTCATCGGCAACCTGACTGTCGCTGCCGTCCTGCTCACCGGCGGCTTCCGCGTGCTGGACGGCTCACTGGCCGTGGGCACGCTGGTGGCGCTGCTGCTTGCCTCCAAACGGGTCTTCCAGCCGGTGGAGAACATCGCCATGTTCTATTCGTCGCTGCAGGCGGCCACCGCTGCGCTGGAGAAGGTCTCGGGGCTGCTCGAGGAAGATCCGGGCGTCGTTGAGCCTGAGCACCCGGGGCGGCTCGAGGTGGCGCACGGTGCCATCGATTTCACCGGCGCTGTCTTCGGCTACGGCGACGGGCCGGTGGTGATGGAGCGCTTCGACCTGAGCATCCCCGCCGGGCAGACGGTTGCCGTGGTCGGCCCGACGGGGGCCGGCAAATCGACCCTCGCCAAGCTGATCGCCCGCTTCTACGACCTGCGTTCGGGATCGCTGACGCTGGACTCGGTGCCGATCAGCCAGTTGGCCAACGCCGACCTGCGACGCCACGTGGTCATGGTGACCCAGGAGGCGTTCCTCTTCTCCGGCTCGGTGGGCGAGAATATCGCCCTCGGCCGTCCCGGGGCCTCGGACGAGGAGATCGTCCTGGCCGCCCGGGCCGTCGGCGCCCACGAATTCATCTCATCGCTGCCCGAGGGCTACGACACCGACGTGAACAAGCGCGGCGGCCGGGTCTCGGCCGGACAGCGCCAGCTGATCTCCTTCGCCCGCGCCTTCTTGGCAGATCCGGCGGTGCTCATCCTGGACGAGGCCACGTCCTCGCTCGACCTGCCCAGCGAGCGGGCGGTCCAGCGCGGGCTGGAAACGCTGCTGGGCAACCGCACGGCGCTGATCATCGCGCACCGGCTCTCCACGGTGGAAACGGCGGACCGCGTGCTGGTGGTCGATGGCGGGAGAATCGTCGAGGATGGAAGCCCGGCCGAACTGGTGGCCGCCGGAGGGCGTTTCGCCCGGCTGCATGGTGCTTGGAAGGACTCGTTGAGTTGA
- a CDS encoding transglycosylase domain-containing protein: MAARKSPFFNTATTLGKVIAFFGVSALCGVLTAGLMVPIASLAGSTASVGVEVFDALPSDLKGERISEPSKILAKDGSTIATFYAENRTPVPLKQISPAMRKAIVSIEDERFYEHNGVDLRGITRATVNNITSSSRQGASTLTQQYVNNLLLNADEINGVNKADRTISGTDGKDYAAKLREVKYALSIEKEMTKDQILAGYLNLVLFSGRNYGIQAAAQRFYSVDAKDLNIQQSAMLAGMVQLPNVYNPITNPKTSLKRRNTVLAAMLKTNAITQKQYDKAVKTQLGLKPSETKSGCIAADSAGYFCDYVTKLVLSDATYGKTVKDRENLLYRGGLKITTTLDPRLQKQAERETRNMIPANDSSNIGAAIVTVEPGSGNILAMGQNKDYSLDPGRRNTTYNFAVDRSMGGAGGFQGGSTMKPYTTLAWLEAGHHMWDKIQTPVRTWSTSYQWKASCLPGGSTKVGSPWRPANAVKYPGSMTVDYGLLNSVNTATIAEASQLDLCDITNATTRLGVMDNGNNIDPKTGEVSNYGQPISAKNPSFLIGSALITPLAQATAFAAFANDGEFCENRAIESVVDSEGNSFKVKPVTCRQEVDPRVVANMNGTMTKIAKEKIVRGAINAPIAGKTGTNNGANSTWFVGYTTGMATAAWVGRWDKDQQKNTFNTPINGVSRAWVDSHTFAGPLWVNYMRPIVNLYPSKKFASPDAAPRQAPKPDPAKAKAKADSTSNDNSQAKDNSQAKDRAQAKPSDKTRGNRPPSPPVKNTGQSQDNGKGSNSKPGTGAPSKGN; the protein is encoded by the coding sequence ATGGCAGCTAGAAAGTCCCCCTTTTTTAATACGGCTACCACCCTGGGCAAGGTAATTGCCTTCTTCGGGGTGAGCGCTCTCTGTGGCGTGCTTACGGCGGGGCTGATGGTTCCCATCGCCTCCTTGGCCGGAAGCACGGCGTCGGTCGGAGTCGAGGTCTTTGATGCCCTTCCGTCGGATCTGAAGGGCGAACGGATCTCCGAGCCCTCCAAGATCCTGGCGAAGGACGGTTCGACGATCGCCACCTTCTACGCGGAGAACCGCACCCCGGTCCCGCTGAAACAGATCTCTCCCGCGATGCGCAAGGCGATCGTCTCCATCGAGGACGAGCGCTTCTACGAGCACAACGGCGTCGACCTGCGCGGCATTACCCGCGCCACGGTCAACAACATCACCTCATCCTCGCGCCAGGGCGCCTCGACGCTGACCCAGCAGTACGTGAACAACCTGCTGCTGAACGCCGATGAAATCAACGGTGTCAACAAGGCAGACCGGACGATCTCCGGCACCGACGGCAAAGACTACGCGGCAAAGCTGCGCGAGGTGAAGTACGCCCTCTCCATCGAGAAGGAAATGACCAAGGACCAGATCCTGGCCGGCTACCTGAACCTGGTGCTCTTCTCCGGGCGCAACTACGGCATCCAGGCCGCTGCCCAGCGCTTCTACTCGGTTGACGCCAAGGACCTGAACATCCAGCAGTCGGCGATGCTCGCCGGCATGGTTCAGCTGCCCAACGTCTACAACCCGATCACCAATCCCAAGACGAGCCTCAAGCGTCGCAACACCGTCCTGGCTGCCATGCTCAAGACAAACGCGATTACCCAGAAGCAATACGACAAGGCCGTCAAGACCCAGCTCGGGCTCAAGCCAAGCGAAACGAAGTCCGGCTGCATCGCCGCCGATTCGGCGGGCTACTTCTGCGACTACGTCACCAAGCTGGTCCTCTCCGACGCGACCTACGGCAAGACCGTCAAGGACCGCGAGAACCTGCTCTACCGCGGTGGCCTGAAGATCACCACCACGCTGGATCCGCGCCTGCAGAAGCAGGCTGAGCGCGAAACCCGCAACATGATTCCAGCCAACGACTCCTCCAACATCGGTGCGGCGATCGTCACCGTTGAACCGGGCAGCGGCAACATCCTGGCGATGGGCCAGAACAAGGACTACTCGCTGGATCCGGGCCGGCGCAACACGACTTACAACTTCGCCGTCGACCGGTCCATGGGCGGTGCCGGCGGATTCCAGGGCGGCTCGACCATGAAGCCGTACACGACCTTGGCCTGGCTCGAGGCCGGCCACCACATGTGGGACAAGATCCAGACCCCGGTGCGCACCTGGTCCACCTCCTACCAGTGGAAGGCCAGCTGCCTTCCGGGCGGCTCGACCAAAGTGGGCTCGCCCTGGAGGCCTGCAAACGCCGTGAAGTACCCGGGTTCAATGACCGTCGACTACGGCCTGCTCAACTCCGTGAACACCGCAACCATCGCCGAGGCTTCCCAGCTCGACCTCTGCGACATCACTAATGCCACTACCCGCCTGGGTGTGATGGACAACGGCAACAACATCGATCCGAAGACCGGCGAGGTCTCGAACTACGGCCAGCCGATCTCCGCGAAAAACCCCTCGTTCCTGATCGGTTCGGCACTCATCACCCCGTTGGCGCAGGCCACCGCGTTTGCTGCCTTCGCCAACGACGGGGAGTTCTGCGAGAACCGGGCCATCGAGTCGGTCGTCGACTCGGAGGGTAATTCCTTCAAGGTCAAGCCGGTCACCTGCCGGCAGGAAGTCGACCCGCGCGTCGTTGCCAACATGAACGGCACGATGACGAAGATCGCCAAGGAGAAGATCGTCCGCGGCGCCATCAACGCACCGATCGCCGGCAAGACCGGTACCAACAACGGCGCAAACTCGACCTGGTTCGTGGGTTACACCACGGGCATGGCTACCGCCGCCTGGGTTGGGCGTTGGGACAAGGACCAGCAGAAGAACACCTTCAACACCCCGATCAACGGCGTCTCCAGGGCATGGGTCGACTCCCACACCTTCGCCGGTCCACTGTGGGTCAACTACATGCGTCCCATCGTGAACCTGTACCCCTCAAAAAAGTTCGCTTCCCCAGATGCGGCACCGCGGCAGGCCCCGAAACCGGACCCTGCCAAGGCCAAGGCCAAGGCCGACAGCACATCGAACGACAACAGCCAGGCGAAGGACAACAGCCAGGCGAAGGACCGGGCCCAGGCGAAGCCCTCGGACAAGACCCGCGGAAACCGCCCGCCATCCCCCCCGGTCAAGAACACCGGTCAGTCGCAGGACAACGGCAAGGGCTCGAACTCCAAGCCCGGTACCGGCGCACCCTCGAAGGGTAACTAG
- a CDS encoding RidA family protein has product MSTQGTSAVEARLAELGIELPAVAAPVAAYVPAVVSGNHVYTSGQLPFIKGELPATGKVGAQVDADAAKELAQVCIVNALAAVKAVIGDLDRITRIVKVVGFVASDPTFSGQPGVINGASELLVKVLGDAGVHARSAVGVAVLPLDAPVEVELIAEFK; this is encoded by the coding sequence GTGTCAACACAAGGAACCTCGGCAGTAGAAGCACGCCTCGCCGAGCTCGGCATCGAGCTGCCGGCCGTCGCGGCCCCGGTCGCCGCCTACGTCCCGGCCGTCGTGAGCGGCAACCACGTTTACACCTCGGGCCAGCTCCCCTTTATTAAGGGCGAACTCCCAGCAACGGGAAAGGTCGGCGCGCAGGTCGATGCCGACGCCGCCAAGGAGCTGGCGCAGGTCTGCATCGTCAATGCCCTGGCCGCCGTCAAGGCGGTCATCGGCGACCTCGACCGCATTACCCGCATCGTGAAGGTCGTGGGCTTCGTGGCCTCCGATCCGACCTTCTCCGGCCAGCCCGGCGTCATCAACGGCGCCTCCGAGCTGCTGGTCAAGGTCCTGGGCGATGCCGGCGTCCACGCCCGCTCCGCCGTCGGCGTCGCCGTGCTGCCGCTTGACGCCCCGGTCGAGGTTGAACTGATTGCCGAGTTCAAGTAA